The following is a genomic window from Haloarcula sp. DT43.
CTTCGAGCGCGAGCGCCGGGGCGGCCGGACCTACGTCCGCCAGACGGCGCGGTACCCCGACTGGTTCGACGGCATCGTCGCCATCGAGAACAAGCCGGACCTGGGCCGGCCCGGCGACCTCGAAACACAGCTCCGGACCGACGTGTCGCTGGCGCTCGCGGACCGCGTCGTCCTGGCGACGGCCTCCTACGTCACCGGCGCGCACCTCAACCGGATTCCCGAGGCAGTCGGCGTCTGGCGGTTCGACCCCGACAGCGGGACGGTCGACGTCCGCCGGGAGGCGACGCCGCTTGCGACCGACGACGCCGGCGTCGAACTGCTGGAGACGGGGCCGACCAGAACGGACGTACGGGTGGTCAGCGCCGCGGAGAAAGCTCGCGCCCGTCGGGCGCTCGCCGAGCGGGCCTACGGGAAGGGGTGGCGGAGCTTCGACTACCCGGCGTGTGCCCGCTGTTCGCCCGACGGCGACGGGGTCCCGTACTGTCAGTGGAAGGACCGCGCCGTCCGCGAGAGCGACGAGTGCGGCCCGGACTGCGGGGGCTACGAGATGGCCGACCCGCCGGCCGTCGACGGCGAGGCACTCCGGGCCGAGCGGACGCCCTGGCGGGCGGACCCCGACGGGCGCAAGCGTCGCCAGTCCGGGCTGGACCGCTTCGGCTGACCGCCCGCTACCGGTCGCCGTCGGTCGAGGGGTCGTCGGCCGGGACGCCGCCGTCACCGGACGCCCGGCGGGCGTGCTGTTCGTAGTTCTCCTCGGTCACCGCCGGGGCCTCGGTCGCGACCTGTGCCGCGTGTCCCGTCCTGGCCCGGTAGTTCGCCGCGGCCGCGATTGCGACACAGGCCACCAGCCCCGCCACGAGCACCCAGTCGACGCTGCCGACGACGGCCTGCTGGGCGACGGTCCCCAGGACGCCGCCGGCCAGCGACAGCCCGCCGACCTCCGCGATGCCACGCCTGTCCATACGGCGGGGACGGCCCGTATTGCCTATAAGATACCGGCGGTTTCAGGGCGTGAGCGTGAACCGCTCGCCGTCGAGCCCGATGTCGTCGGCGAAGGCCCGGTCCGCCGGGACGTAGTGGGCGGTGTGGACGATGCGGTAGTCCTCGGCCTCGATGTCGGCAGCGAAGTCCCGCGCGCCGGCAAGCGTCATGTGTTTCGTGCCGAAGGTCCGCGGGACGCCGTCCTCGTCGCGGTGAGCGCCGCCCTTCGGGTGGTACTCGCAGGCCTCCGGGTGGACGATGCCCTCGACGAGCGCGAGGTCGGCACCGGTCAACAGGTCGCGGGACCGGTCGGGCACGTCGTAGCAGGTATCCCCGGATATCGACAGCACCGCGCCGGTCTGTGGCTCCTCGATACGGAGGCCGTAACACAGCAGCGGCGGGTGCGTGACCGGGACGAGCGTCACCTCGAAGCCCGCGACGGCGAACGGCTCGAACGGCGTCTGTGCGTGGACCGACACCGTATCGAGGTAGTCGTAGCGGCTCCGGACGCCCTCGGCGACGCTCTCGTCGGTCACCGGGTCCGTCTCGTCGGCGGCGTGGACCGGCAGATGGTCGAACAGGCGGTAGGCGTTGCCGAGGCCGTCGAGGTGGTCGAAGTGGACGTGCGTGACGATGGCCGCGTCCGGCAGCGGGACCGACTCGCGGAGGAACTGGTGGCGGAAGTCCGGACTCAGGTCTATCAGCAGCGACTCGCCCGTCGCGTCGTTTCGAAGCGCCACGGAGAAGCGCGACCGCTCGACGCCCCCCGTCGGGTCGATGCCGCGCTCGCGGACGCGGGCCCTGAGTTCCTCGTCGGGGTCGCGCGCCCGTTCGCAGGTGTCACAGTCGCACCCGACCGTCGGCGTCCCCGTCGTGTCGCCGGTCCCAAGCAGCGTGACCTCCATCACCTACGGGTCAGAGGGCGACCCGCGTAAGCCCCTCGCTTTCGTTACTCCTCGTCGGCGAGCGTCGCGGGGTCGAGCCCCTGTCGCTCTAGCGTCGCCGAGAGCAGGGACCGGGCGCGCTCGTCGGAGAGGTCGTCGAACAGGCATTCGAAGAACCCCTCGAGCAGTTCCGGCCGGATACGCAGGTCGACGTACTCGACCCGCTTCTCGGCGATGACCACGTCTACGTCCCACTCGCCCTCCTCCGGGTCGGTCATGCGAACGTCGACCCACGCCTCGGCGGCGTCGTCCGTCTCGGTAAACACGTCGTCGGCTGCCATGGCTACCGAATGGTTTCCGTAGTGATAAGTAAATCGCCGCTACCGGCGGCCCCGGGGGGCGTCCGAACCGGGCGCGTCAGTGGTCGTGGTCGTGACCGCCGTCGCCGTCACCGGAGAAGCCGCCGCTCCCGGCGACCAGCGCGTCGGCGTCGCCGTCCATCATGTCCATGTTCTTGAGGTTGTCACGCTCCTCGAAGTCGATGATGGCGTCTTCGAGGTCCTGCTGGGTGAGCGTGGTCCGCTCCTCGGTCAGGGCGTTGAGGACCGCCTCGCGGAGCACGAGCCGGAGGTCGCTCCCGGTCAGCCCCTCGGTCAGCTCCGCCAGCGTCTCGGGGTCGAAGTCGTCGATGTCCATCTGCTGGGTGACGATGCGGAGGATGTCCGCGCGCATCCCGTGGTCGGGCTTGGGGAAGTTGACGATTTCGTCGAAGCGCCGCCAGGCGGCGGCGTCGAGCTGGTCGGGGTGGTTCGTCGCGCCGATGAGCAACACCTCGTCCTGGATGAGCGATATCTCGTCGATGCTCTTGAGCAGGGTGTTGACGGCGCGCTTGATGGCGGCGTGTTCGTCCGAAGAGCGGGTCTTGGCGACGAAGTCGAACTCGT
Proteins encoded in this region:
- a CDS encoding DUF5787 family protein; its protein translation is MREFDFELALCAHLEREGRLVSRQLGGAVHGRRVLDTVVVEPGPEFEERAAVTPERLPTAAIESDVGPGRARYWKDAFDCHPDRAERAVELAIERGFFERERRGGRTYVRQTARYPDWFDGIVAIENKPDLGRPGDLETQLRTDVSLALADRVVLATASYVTGAHLNRIPEAVGVWRFDPDSGTVDVRREATPLATDDAGVELLETGPTRTDVRVVSAAEKARARRALAERAYGKGWRSFDYPACARCSPDGDGVPYCQWKDRAVRESDECGPDCGGYEMADPPAVDGEALRAERTPWRADPDGRKRRQSGLDRFG
- a CDS encoding MBL fold metallo-hydrolase, with product MEVTLLGTGDTTGTPTVGCDCDTCERARDPDEELRARVRERGIDPTGGVERSRFSVALRNDATGESLLIDLSPDFRHQFLRESVPLPDAAIVTHVHFDHLDGLGNAYRLFDHLPVHAADETDPVTDESVAEGVRSRYDYLDTVSVHAQTPFEPFAVAGFEVTLVPVTHPPLLCYGLRIEEPQTGAVLSISGDTCYDVPDRSRDLLTGADLALVEGIVHPEACEYHPKGGAHRDEDGVPRTFGTKHMTLAGARDFAADIEAEDYRIVHTAHYVPADRAFADDIGLDGERFTLTP